Proteins from one Mastacembelus armatus chromosome 16, fMasArm1.2, whole genome shotgun sequence genomic window:
- the LOC113136250 gene encoding uncharacterized protein LOC113136250, producing MALSKADTPASCDTLWLTQWKILSLLSRKVARLYIPRRAGMFLSFIFTLSAAGLSSNMEHTFSENYTESALPVLDTGSFVKPIPKVELVRSFPSEPAVLNADIVCVVGSSKPESHSVSTGKRLLKPAIPNAVSQHIFPPQATLIALTGKGQEEETVTNTLPGTTTIRDKDLSVKRADVNCCVMNTEMATGENPSKPKRPPLILQKPRKSNQQWKKAGRKKWKPSLLLLVSLTFIVPVFTITGAKPAGDQKLQCHTCMDKNRCPDLMSIYASDDTLVYNRSLDQPLPGCCASFSSTAKRCAVCNVQSNITIICPEAIRKFDVEANGVTILNISPGCEKQLLCSWAHGGVSQSSVLFVIAVAALVTYCG from the exons GTTGCCAGGCTCTACATACCCAGGAGAGCGGGTatgtttctctcttttatttttactttaag TGCTGCTGGCCTCTCCTCCAACATGGAGCACACGTTCAGTGAAAATTACACTGAAAGTGCTTTACCTGTATTAGACACAGGCAGCTTTGTGAAGCCCATTCCTAAGGTGGAATTGGTCAGGTCGTTCCCATCTGAACCTGCTGTTTTGAATGCagatattgtgtgtgtggttggctCTTCAAAGCCTGAATCACACTCTGTGTCTACCGGGAAGCGGTTATTAAAACCAGCTATTCCAAATGCAGTTTCACAACACATCTTTCCACCACAAGCCACGCTGATAGCCCTTACAGGGAAAGGCCAAGAAGAGGAAACTGTCACAAACACTTTACCCGGAACAACAACCATTAGAGACAAAGATCTAAGTGTTAAAAGGGCAGATGTAAATTGCTGTGTCATGAACACCGAGATGGCCACTGGAGAAAACCCATCAAAACCAAAACGCCCACCACTCATTCTTCAAAAGCCAAGAAAGAGCAACCAACAGTGGAAAAAAGCTGGTAGAAAGAAGTGGAAAC CATCCCTCCTGTTATTGGTGTCATTGACATTCATTGTTCCTGTGTTTACAATCACAG GTGCTAAACCTGCAGGAGACCAAAAGC TTCAGTGCCATACCTGCATGGATAAGAACAGATGCCCAGATCTAATGTCCATTTATGCATCTGATGACACTCTTGTCTACAACAGAAGCCTTGATCAACCATTGCCAGGGTGTTGTGCGTCCTTTTCATCTACTGCCAAGAGATGTGCTGTGTGCAACGTCCAGTCCAACATCACCATCATCTGCCCTGAGGCTATAAGGAAGTTTGACGTGGAAGCCAATGGAGTAACGATCTTAAACATCTCTCCTGGAT GTGAAAAGCAGCTGCTCTGTAGCTGGGCACATGGTGGAGTGAGTCAGAGCAGTG TTCTGTTTGTGATCGCTGTTGCAGCTCTGGTGACATATTGT GGCTAA